One window from the genome of Dyadobacter sp. CECT 9275 encodes:
- the panC gene encoding pantoate--beta-alanine ligase: MEVFTSVVSLRSYLQSQRALHHSIGLVPTMGALHEGHVSLIQTAVSENDIVVCSIFVNPVQFNNPDDLAKYPRTEEADLKILEQAGCSAAFVPSVTEMYPSTPKTTFNFGPVETVMEGKSRPGHFSGVGIVVARLFHIAQPDHAYFGQKDLQQVSVIRQLVTDLAFPVQLVVCPTVRETDGLAMSSRNRRLNEKQRHLAPKIYEALNRAKEQLQEGISTEEVSRNVADFFAGFPDFHLDYFEVSDAVSLQTIKTVDKKNKTALCIAIYLGEVRLIDNVVF; this comes from the coding sequence ATGGAAGTTTTTACTTCAGTTGTAAGTCTTCGCTCTTATCTACAGTCACAACGTGCTCTTCATCATTCGATTGGTCTGGTACCTACCATGGGCGCCTTACACGAAGGCCATGTATCCCTAATCCAAACTGCGGTTTCGGAAAATGACATCGTGGTATGCAGTATTTTTGTAAATCCGGTACAGTTCAATAACCCGGACGATCTGGCCAAATATCCCAGAACCGAGGAAGCCGACCTTAAAATACTGGAACAGGCGGGCTGTTCTGCCGCCTTCGTCCCGTCGGTCACTGAAATGTACCCCTCCACCCCAAAGACTACATTCAACTTTGGCCCTGTGGAAACCGTGATGGAAGGAAAATCGCGCCCGGGACACTTTAGCGGCGTTGGAATTGTTGTTGCCCGGCTATTTCATATTGCACAGCCTGATCATGCTTATTTTGGACAGAAAGACTTGCAGCAGGTCTCGGTCATCCGTCAGTTGGTCACCGATCTGGCGTTTCCTGTCCAACTGGTGGTGTGCCCTACAGTTAGGGAAACCGATGGCCTGGCAATGTCATCCCGCAACCGGAGGCTGAACGAAAAGCAACGCCACCTTGCCCCGAAAATTTACGAAGCATTAAATCGTGCAAAGGAACAATTGCAAGAAGGAATTTCAACTGAGGAGGTGAGCAGGAACGTGGCCGACTTCTTTGCAGGATTCCCCGATTTTCACCTCGATTACTTTGAGGTGTCTGACGCAGTATCTCTGCAAACCATCAAGACGGTTGACAAAAAAAATAAAACGGCGTTGTGTATCGCTATCTATCTGGGAGAAGTAAGGCTGATCGACAACGTCGTTTTTTAA
- a CDS encoding Gfo/Idh/MocA family protein, which produces MSTDNKPQDVTRRDFLQKSSAAALGSFFIVPRHVLGKGFRAPSDKLNIAGVGIGGKGFSDISNAWNNGAENVVALCDVDWNLGKRCFDKFPTAKKYKDFRKMLEEMDKDIDAVTISTPDHTHAVIAMAAMRAGKDVYVQKPMTHNIHEARTLTEAARQYKRVSQMGNQGASNPGQQQMIEWFKKGLIGTVRQVEVWTNRPVWPQGIPVPTNKVAVPDYLDWDLYVGPAEWVDYTPAYHPFKWHGWWNFGTGALGDMGCHLIDSPFRVLELGYPTAVECSIGSVFLKDWTPEYIPEGCPPSSRVEIKFPASKVNKSEIKMTWHDGGLRPFHPDLIPANDALGEPDSSNGAMLIGDKGVMTCATYGKDPKVYLKSGEKLEMPKDAYKTKYTSMPEFGHQVAWTDACKAGFGSKEHKALTSSFDYSGPLTETVIMGNLAIRSYTYRTANSDGKGFSYPGRKQLLWDGKNMKITNFEEANQFVKRKYRGDWKL; this is translated from the coding sequence ATGAGTACAGACAACAAGCCACAAGATGTTACCCGTCGCGATTTTTTGCAAAAGAGCTCTGCCGCTGCCCTTGGCAGTTTTTTCATAGTACCCCGCCATGTACTGGGAAAAGGGTTTCGTGCACCGAGTGATAAGTTGAATATCGCCGGTGTTGGGATTGGCGGCAAAGGTTTTTCGGATATCAGCAATGCCTGGAATAATGGTGCAGAAAATGTAGTGGCACTTTGCGATGTAGACTGGAACCTTGGAAAAAGGTGCTTTGATAAATTCCCGACTGCTAAGAAGTACAAGGATTTCAGGAAGATGCTGGAAGAAATGGACAAGGACATTGATGCTGTAACCATTTCGACACCGGACCATACCCACGCGGTTATTGCGATGGCTGCTATGAGAGCGGGGAAGGATGTGTATGTGCAAAAACCGATGACGCATAATATCCATGAAGCAAGGACGCTGACCGAAGCAGCGCGACAATATAAAAGGGTTTCTCAAATGGGCAACCAGGGAGCTTCCAACCCCGGCCAGCAGCAGATGATCGAATGGTTTAAAAAGGGACTTATCGGTACTGTAAGGCAGGTAGAAGTATGGACCAACCGCCCGGTATGGCCACAGGGAATTCCAGTTCCGACTAATAAAGTAGCGGTACCGGATTATCTGGACTGGGATCTGTATGTAGGACCTGCGGAATGGGTGGATTATACACCGGCATATCATCCGTTTAAATGGCACGGCTGGTGGAATTTTGGGACAGGTGCACTTGGAGATATGGGTTGCCACCTGATCGACTCTCCTTTCCGTGTTCTCGAACTGGGATATCCTACTGCGGTAGAATGCAGTATCGGCTCGGTATTTTTGAAAGACTGGACACCTGAATATATTCCCGAGGGTTGTCCGCCATCTTCCCGCGTGGAAATCAAATTCCCGGCGTCGAAGGTAAATAAATCTGAAATAAAGATGACCTGGCATGACGGAGGCTTGAGGCCTTTTCACCCGGATCTTATTCCTGCAAATGATGCGCTGGGTGAGCCAGACAGCAGCAATGGCGCCATGCTCATTGGCGACAAAGGGGTAATGACCTGTGCTACTTATGGCAAGGATCCGAAGGTGTACCTCAAAAGCGGTGAAAAACTGGAAATGCCCAAAGATGCGTATAAAACCAAGTACACTTCAATGCCAGAATTCGGGCATCAGGTAGCCTGGACAGATGCTTGTAAAGCGGGCTTTGGAAGCAAAGAACACAAGGCGCTGACCTCTTCCTTTGATTACTCCGGCCCGCTTACCGAAACCGTTATCATGGGTAACCTCGCTATACGCAGTTATACTTACCGGACTGCCAATTCAGACGGAAAAGGATTCAGCTATCCCGGACGTAAACAACTGTTATGGGATGGGAAAAATATGAAGATCACCAATTTTGAAGAGGCCAATCAGTTTGTGAAACGCAAGTACCGCGGAGACTGGAAGCTTTAA
- the panD gene encoding aspartate 1-decarboxylase — MQITLMKSKIHRVKVTQAELNYVGSITIDEDLMDAAGLIENEQVHIVNNNNGERFVTYVIKGERGTGMICLNGAAARRVQIGDIIIIIAYGTMSQEEAKSFKPMVVFPDHNNRLV; from the coding sequence ATGCAAATAACACTCATGAAGTCTAAGATTCACCGGGTTAAGGTGACTCAGGCCGAGCTCAACTACGTTGGAAGCATCACCATTGATGAAGACCTGATGGATGCAGCCGGGCTAATTGAAAACGAGCAAGTCCATATTGTTAACAATAATAATGGAGAACGCTTTGTCACCTACGTCATTAAAGGCGAACGCGGCACGGGTATGATATGCCTGAACGGTGCCGCAGCCCGACGGGTGCAGATAGGTGATATCATTATTATCATTGCCTATGGAACCATGTCTCAGGAAGAAGCGAAGTCATTTAAACCTATGGTTGTTTTCCCCGACCATAACAACCGCCTGGTATAG
- a CDS encoding lysylphosphatidylglycerol synthase transmembrane domain-containing protein, producing the protein MKSILRYIISLGLAGGLIWFVFKDINLSDMLARFVQADWRWIALSCLFLLGAHVTRAWRWGMLMEPLGYSPKLFDSSISVLTGYFANYIVPRMGEVTRCGTLYRLEKVPVNLSFGTVVAERIFDVLILLILIGLNFILEFDRLSTFFTDFFQSKIGNSEGSGALLLILAGVFIAGIIALVFLFRNKSFQEKLMQNKLMAKIIEFAKGMLEGLLSIRKLKNPGLFILSTVLIWILYYLVSYVLFFCIPETAGLGPLAGLTLLVVGAIGMTAPTQGGIGAYHLLVGNVMILYGLSQQDGITLATFIHGAQMLFMLVIGALAFLYVLVRGTKQPEKAPQLA; encoded by the coding sequence ATGAAAAGTATACTCCGTTACATTATTTCTCTGGGCCTAGCAGGAGGCCTTATCTGGTTTGTTTTTAAGGATATTAATTTATCCGACATGCTTGCGAGGTTCGTACAGGCCGACTGGCGGTGGATCGCCCTCTCCTGTTTGTTTCTGCTCGGTGCACATGTTACCCGTGCCTGGCGCTGGGGGATGTTAATGGAGCCGCTTGGGTATAGCCCAAAATTGTTCGACAGCTCCATTTCAGTACTTACCGGATACTTTGCCAATTACATTGTTCCCCGAATGGGAGAGGTTACCAGATGCGGCACACTGTATCGGCTGGAGAAGGTACCCGTTAACCTCAGTTTCGGAACGGTAGTGGCGGAACGGATTTTTGATGTGCTGATCCTGCTGATACTGATCGGCCTCAACTTCATTCTGGAGTTCGACAGACTCAGTACTTTTTTTACTGATTTCTTTCAAAGCAAAATAGGTAACAGCGAAGGGAGCGGAGCGTTGCTGCTGATCTTGGCGGGCGTTTTTATTGCTGGTATCATCGCCCTTGTCTTTTTGTTCAGAAACAAATCTTTTCAGGAAAAACTGATGCAAAATAAGCTGATGGCTAAAATCATTGAATTTGCCAAAGGCATGCTGGAGGGGCTCCTCAGCATCAGAAAACTTAAAAACCCCGGGCTCTTTATCCTGAGCACCGTTCTGATATGGATTTTGTATTACCTGGTATCTTATGTGCTTTTCTTTTGTATTCCCGAAACGGCAGGGCTTGGGCCACTGGCTGGACTTACTCTCCTGGTGGTTGGCGCTATTGGTATGACTGCCCCGACACAAGGAGGCATTGGCGCATATCATCTGCTGGTGGGAAATGTCATGATACTGTACGGCTTATCTCAACAGGACGGTATTACCCTTGCAACATTCATCCATGGCGCACAAATGCTTTTCATGCTGGTGATCGGAGCGCTTGCGTTTTTATATGTGCTGGTGCGGGGCACAAAGCAGCCTGAAAAGGCCCCTCAACTGGCCTGA
- the rfaE2 gene encoding D-glycero-beta-D-manno-heptose 1-phosphate adenylyltransferase encodes MSNPTESKILKLEEAIETVAAWQSAGQKVVFTNGCFDIVHLGHIDYLEKARALGDRMILGLNTDSSVSRLKGPLRPVVNEYARARLMSALSFIDAVILFDEPTPSQLIEAVKPDILVKGDDYTVENIAGADFVLSRGGEVKTIALVKGYSTSALIEKIKQGY; translated from the coding sequence ATGAGCAATCCTACAGAAAGTAAGATTTTAAAACTTGAAGAGGCTATTGAAACCGTGGCAGCATGGCAAAGTGCTGGACAGAAAGTGGTTTTCACCAACGGCTGCTTCGATATCGTTCACCTGGGCCATATCGATTACCTTGAAAAAGCAAGGGCTTTGGGAGACCGCATGATCCTTGGCCTGAACACGGATTCTTCGGTAAGCAGGCTGAAAGGGCCTTTGAGACCTGTCGTGAACGAATACGCAAGGGCACGCCTGATGTCTGCATTATCTTTTATTGATGCTGTCATTTTGTTCGACGAACCCACGCCAAGTCAGTTGATTGAAGCCGTAAAACCTGACATTTTGGTAAAAGGTGACGATTATACAGTTGAAAATATAGCTGGTGCAGATTTTGTATTGTCTCGTGGAGGAGAGGTGAAAACAATAGCACTTGTAAAGGGTTATTCAACATCCGCTCTGATAGAAAAGATCAAACAAGGCTATTGA
- a CDS encoding zinc metallopeptidase, protein MFVIMGVSMYVQWRLKSKFEEYSQVGLSNGMSGKEIAEAMLRANNIFDVRVLSVEGRLTDHYNPQDKTVNLSSDVYYGRSVAAAAVAAHECGHAVQHATAYAWLGFRSQMVPFLSVASRYMQWIILAGVLLINTTAIPLTIGVALFAVTTLFSFITLPVEYDASNRALAWIQKNRVVNEREYIMSADALKWAARTYLVAAIGSLATLLYYVSLLLGRRD, encoded by the coding sequence ATGTTCGTCATCATGGGCGTCAGCATGTATGTGCAATGGCGTCTAAAAAGCAAGTTTGAAGAATACTCTCAGGTGGGCCTTAGCAACGGAATGAGCGGCAAGGAAATTGCCGAAGCCATGCTTCGTGCCAATAATATTTTTGATGTTCGGGTTCTGTCTGTAGAGGGACGTCTCACGGATCATTACAATCCTCAGGATAAAACGGTGAATCTGAGTTCTGACGTGTATTACGGCCGGAGTGTTGCGGCCGCGGCAGTAGCTGCACACGAATGCGGGCACGCTGTACAACACGCAACGGCTTATGCATGGTTGGGCTTCCGCTCGCAGATGGTACCGTTCCTGAGCGTTGCTTCCAGATACATGCAGTGGATTATCCTGGCGGGTGTGCTTTTGATCAACACCACGGCCATCCCGCTGACGATCGGTGTCGCCTTATTTGCGGTTACTACGTTGTTCAGTTTTATAACTTTGCCTGTTGAATATGACGCCAGCAACCGGGCACTTGCCTGGATACAGAAAAACAGGGTTGTAAACGAAAGGGAATATATCATGTCCGCTGATGCACTTAAATGGGCAGCAAGGACCTACCTGGTAGCAGCCATTGGTTCTCTGGCAACCTTACTCTATTATGTAAGTTTGCTTTTGGGAAGAAGAGATTAA
- a CDS encoding FG-GAP repeat domain-containing protein, giving the protein MKKRNLRVLFPLLFSTACFAQTATFKGEVIDDQIAIGYGVTTGDVDGDGKTDILLADKTEIVWYRNPGKSKEKWVRYVLAKELTERDNVCIAARDIDGDGKVEVAVGAQWNPAETKSAKQSGAVFFLIAPQDRTQPWQPVRLHHEVTIHRMHWLKTVDGQFQLVVLPLHGEGNAAGEGAGVKMIVFDVPEKRDGIWGYDLIETGMHLTHNFQPMEVSGSFVGLTVGGKEGAQVFLNGADGWAASGNWMVSGKGIGEIRTGKLSNNQLFTATIEPMHGSSLVVYSKDNRTVLTENIKEGHALVCADFFGLGRDQIVMGWRNPNVSGETGVRIFVGKDNEGKKWQEYVLDDSIKMACEDVTAADLDGDGDLDVIASGRATKNVVVYWNQRKK; this is encoded by the coding sequence ATGAAAAAAAGGAATTTACGCGTTTTGTTCCCACTGTTATTCAGTACCGCCTGTTTTGCTCAAACCGCAACATTCAAGGGAGAGGTGATTGATGATCAGATCGCTATAGGATATGGTGTAACCACCGGGGATGTGGATGGTGATGGGAAAACAGATATCCTTCTGGCGGATAAAACAGAAATTGTATGGTACCGCAATCCCGGGAAGAGTAAAGAAAAGTGGGTAAGATATGTACTTGCAAAAGAGCTGACGGAAAGGGATAATGTCTGTATAGCAGCCCGGGATATTGACGGGGACGGGAAAGTTGAAGTGGCCGTTGGTGCGCAGTGGAACCCGGCCGAAACCAAAAGTGCTAAACAATCGGGTGCTGTTTTTTTTCTGATTGCGCCGCAGGACAGGACGCAGCCATGGCAGCCGGTTCGTCTGCATCATGAGGTGACAATACACAGGATGCACTGGCTCAAAACGGTGGATGGGCAGTTTCAGCTGGTGGTACTTCCATTACACGGGGAGGGAAATGCAGCAGGGGAAGGAGCTGGTGTGAAAATGATTGTTTTTGATGTACCTGAAAAAAGAGACGGTATATGGGGGTATGATCTTATTGAGACCGGAATGCATCTTACACACAATTTCCAGCCTATGGAAGTATCAGGGAGTTTTGTGGGGCTTACTGTGGGAGGAAAGGAAGGTGCGCAAGTGTTTCTGAACGGAGCCGATGGCTGGGCTGCATCCGGCAACTGGATGGTATCTGGCAAGGGGATAGGCGAAATCAGGACGGGTAAGCTTAGCAATAACCAACTTTTTACAGCGACCATTGAGCCCATGCACGGTAGTTCGCTGGTGGTTTATTCCAAAGACAACCGGACGGTACTGACAGAAAATATAAAGGAAGGGCATGCGCTCGTATGTGCGGATTTTTTCGGTTTGGGGCGTGACCAGATTGTGATGGGCTGGCGTAACCCGAACGTGTCCGGAGAAACGGGAGTGAGGATATTTGTCGGGAAAGACAATGAGGGTAAAAAATGGCAAGAGTATGTTCTCGACGATTCCATCAAAATGGCTTGCGAGGATGTAACCGCGGCGGATCTGGATGGAGATGGTGATCTGGACGTGATCGCCTCAGGAAGAGCTACAAAAAATGTTGTGGTGTACTGGAATCAGCGGAAGAAATAA
- the gcvT gene encoding glycine cleavage system aminomethyltransferase GcvT, with translation MKTIPLHQVHVNLGAKIVPFAGFEMPVRYSSDLEEHHAVRNNVGVFDVSHMGEFRVKGPGSLDLIQKVSANDASVLYDGKVQYSYLPNATGGVVDDLLVYRIKEDDYFLVVNASNIDKDWNWIQSHNTEGVDMTNVSNDTCLFAVQGPKAAEVLQKLTTVDLAAMEYYTFTIDEFAGVKDIIISATGYTGSGGFEIYVPNAQAEHIWKAIFEAGAEFGIQPIGLGARDTLRLEKGFCLYGNDIDDNTSPLEAGLGWVTKFTKDFINSQNLKMQKEAGLTRKLVGFEMVDRGIPRGHYELCDEAGNKIGEVTSGTQSPTLQKGIGMGYVPSAYAKAGTEIFVKVRDKLLRAQVAKLPLVK, from the coding sequence ATGAAAACTATCCCCCTTCATCAGGTTCACGTGAACCTCGGAGCGAAAATTGTTCCGTTTGCTGGCTTTGAAATGCCTGTCAGATATTCTTCCGACCTGGAGGAGCACCATGCCGTCAGAAATAACGTGGGTGTTTTTGATGTCTCACACATGGGTGAGTTCAGAGTTAAAGGGCCTGGTTCACTGGATCTTATTCAGAAAGTATCAGCCAATGACGCTTCCGTTCTGTACGACGGAAAAGTGCAGTACAGCTATCTGCCTAATGCGACCGGCGGAGTGGTAGACGACCTGCTGGTCTATCGTATCAAGGAGGATGACTATTTTCTGGTGGTTAATGCCTCGAATATCGACAAGGACTGGAACTGGATTCAAAGCCATAACACAGAAGGGGTCGATATGACCAATGTTTCTAATGATACTTGTCTGTTTGCGGTTCAGGGACCCAAGGCAGCAGAGGTACTGCAAAAGCTGACGACCGTCGACCTTGCTGCGATGGAATACTATACTTTCACGATTGATGAGTTTGCTGGGGTAAAGGACATTATCATTTCCGCCACGGGATACACCGGCTCAGGAGGATTCGAAATATATGTACCTAATGCTCAGGCAGAACACATCTGGAAAGCCATTTTTGAAGCCGGGGCGGAATTTGGCATACAGCCTATTGGCCTTGGCGCAAGGGATACCCTACGCCTTGAAAAAGGTTTTTGCCTATACGGGAATGATATTGACGACAATACTTCTCCCCTGGAAGCAGGCCTGGGATGGGTTACAAAATTCACCAAAGATTTCATAAACTCCCAAAATCTTAAAATGCAAAAGGAAGCCGGCCTGACACGCAAACTGGTGGGTTTTGAAATGGTTGACCGGGGTATTCCACGCGGACATTATGAGCTTTGCGATGAGGCCGGGAATAAAATTGGCGAAGTCACTTCCGGAACGCAGTCACCCACGCTTCAGAAAGGTATCGGCATGGGATATGTACCGTCGGCGTACGCGAAAGCCGGAACTGAGATATTCGTAAAGGTGAGGGACAAATTGCTCAGGGCACAGGTTGCAAAACTGCCGCTGGTAAAATAA
- a CDS encoding 2-phosphosulfolactate phosphatase, protein MKQLDVCLTPDLLHLHNLNNSIVVVADIFRATSCMVTGLAYGIKSITPVATIEECRFLQDKGFIAAAERDAKKEEGFDLDNSPFSYMDERLIGAEIAMTTTNGTLSISKAKASAVKVMVGSFLNLGALANYLRSEPYDITVLCAGWKGRPNLEDTLFAGALAEALKEQFMLLEDGTLMAQRLYLQSKDNLLASVSNSSHVRRLQRLGIQKDISYCLQTDLYDIVPILRGTTLVAMH, encoded by the coding sequence ATGAAACAACTTGATGTCTGTTTAACCCCTGATTTACTTCATCTTCACAACCTTAATAATTCAATTGTAGTTGTTGCCGATATTTTCCGTGCTACCTCCTGTATGGTAACAGGTTTAGCCTATGGTATCAAAAGTATCACCCCTGTTGCCACCATTGAAGAGTGCCGCTTTTTGCAGGATAAAGGATTTATCGCCGCCGCCGAGAGAGACGCTAAGAAAGAAGAAGGCTTCGACCTTGACAATTCACCTTTCAGTTACATGGACGAAAGGTTAATTGGAGCAGAAATTGCAATGACAACTACCAACGGTACGTTATCTATCTCCAAAGCAAAGGCTTCCGCAGTAAAGGTGATGGTTGGTTCGTTTTTGAATCTTGGGGCACTGGCCAATTATCTCCGTTCCGAACCCTATGATATTACCGTTTTGTGTGCCGGATGGAAAGGGCGCCCTAATCTGGAGGATACATTATTTGCAGGTGCCCTCGCGGAAGCACTCAAAGAGCAGTTTATGCTTCTGGAAGATGGAACACTGATGGCTCAGCGTTTGTACCTTCAGAGTAAAGACAACCTGCTGGCGAGCGTTTCAAATTCTTCCCACGTCAGGAGGTTGCAGCGGCTTGGCATCCAGAAAGATATATCCTATTGCTTACAAACAGACCTTTACGATATCGTACCCATACTCAGAGGAACCACGCTGGTTGCGATGCATTAA